The following are from one region of the Capsicum annuum cultivar UCD-10X-F1 unplaced genomic scaffold, UCD10Xv1.1 ctg997, whole genome shotgun sequence genome:
- the LOC124895795 gene encoding uncharacterized protein LOC124895795, whose product MRNSVKILKSKPYSIKADNNFEVLSDEEPLLRWKRKRTSPKTPPPPKPTEVEDTDDNEVTTSSEKASEEQGSEHTEQRSESTKPAVKTKDFERLATEETESESPSSDHQGCATDPPVTETVSAPDVGVQSPETVSPPPPAHSAQEGSVPQNKRFKAVLDPTLEPFMTLPVRVADLENRFNTRAREMIDTDIATFRDALYKVKAEVGILQ is encoded by the exons ATGAGAAATAGCGTCAAAATACTCAAGTCAAAGCCCTATTCTATTAAGGCTGACAACAATTTTGAAGTGCTGTCAG ATGAGGAGCCTTTGCTCAGATGGAAAAGAAAGAGGACTAGTCCAAAGACTCCACCTCCACCTAAGCCTACTGAGGTGGAGGATACTGATGATAATGAGGTGACAACCTCATCTGAGAAAGCTTCGGAGGAACAAGGATCAGAACACACTGAGCAGAGGTCTGAGAGTACTAAACCAGCAGTCAAAACTAAAGATTTTGAGAGGCTTGCAACTGAAGAAACTGAGTCTGAATCACCATCTTCGGATCACCAAG GGTGTGCAACAGATCCTCCAGTCACTGAGACTGTTTCAGCACCAGATGTTGGGGTGCAAAGCCCCGAAACTgtatcaccaccaccaccagcacATTCAGCTCAGGAAGGTTCAGTGCCTCAAA ACAAAAGATTTAAAGCTGTACTCGATCCTACACTAGAACCTTTCATGACTTTGCCAGTGCGGGTAGCAGATCTTGAGAACAGATTCAATACTCGGGCAAGAGAGATGATAGATACTGATATTGCTACTTTTAGGGATGCATTGTACAAGGTGAAGGCTGAGGTTGGGATATTGCAGTAA